CTGCGCAACTGCGTCAAGTTGTGTCGAACTGAGTGCTGTTCCGTAGGTGATAGGTGCGGGCGTAGGCCAGACGATCGTTGTGGCGTTCGAGGGATTAACGAGTTCCTGCACACTGCCTGAAGCGCCCGTGTAATCTGTCTGGTCAGTGGGAGTAAATGTGGTCGAAAGAGTGTTTTCTCCAGTTGGAAGTACCGTGCCCGAAGCTGGGTTGTATACCAGCGTGCCTGGCACAGGCGGAGAGACAAGATCCATGGCGAGTATCGAGACATCTCCTGGTCCCTGCCATGCGGGAAGCGTGACACTCTGAACAATTTTTGAGCTATTGAGCGGAATCTGATAGCCATAGACGCACGTCAAGTGACCATCTTGGCCGCCACTGGAGGTGTTACGGTACGGGACACATGTTACTTCTGTCTCGCCAGGCCAGTTCAACGGATACACCCAGTCACTCAGGCTTTGCGTGAAGGTCGTGGTTGTTCCGTCGGTATACTTGATGATAAAGGGGTTCGCCGCGGTAGTATTGTTGACCATCGCGCCAAGCAGATTAAGGCTGGCGTAGTATCCAGGCGGAAGAGAGATGGTCACCGCCGTTCCTGTGCTACTTAGACCGCCGACTGCATCGGGTGCGTTGGCTGGTCCCAATTGATAGGTTATGTTGTTCCAGGTGACGGAAGTTCCCAGCAAATTCGCCGAGTAGGCATTGCCGCTTTGATCAAAGCCACCGCTAAAGCTCCTGCCATTGGAGTAGATGCCGTTGAGGTTGTAGTACGAAGTCAACGGGACCGGAGTGTAGACGGCCACAGTAGCGTCCAGTTGTATTCCACTCAATGCCGTCCCGTAAGTGATCGGCGCCGGGGTCGCCCAGCTGACCTGGGGGTTTGCAGGATTTACCACGAGGGTTACGCTGCTGCTCGCCGTGTTGTAGTCCGTCGTATCAGAAGGAGTGAAGAGGACGGTAAGAGTGTGTGTACCAGCTGTGAGTAGCGCCAGGGCCGATGGGCTGTAGGAGTATGTACCGGCTACACCTGTTGCTGCATTGAGCTGAGTGTTCGTCAACAGAGTTCCGTAGCTGATGGCTGCTGGATTGGCCCAGGTGATGACAGGGGTCACCTTTGCGACCGGGTAATTAATCGCCGAAGAGGTGCTAGTTAGAAAATTTGCATCTGTGCCGCCGAGGTTGTAACTCGCAGTGAGGCTGTCGGTGCCTCCAGGGAGAGACGTCACGTTCAACGTCGCGATTCCGCTGGAGAGCCTGCTTGTGCCGAGAACGGTGGCGCCATTCAGGAAGGTAATCAGTTCGTTGTTGGTGGTGTAGCCGCCTAACGCGTAGGGGCTGAGCGTGGCAGAGAGTACGACCTGCTGGCCATAGTTGCTGGAAGAGGGATTCGCGCTGAGCAACGTCGCGGTAGTAATCGGCGTTCCGGTGAGAGACAGGAGACTGGAGGTGCTCTTAGTGAAGTAGGTTTCTCCCGGGTAGACGGCTTCGACCTTGTGCTGTGTTGCAGCTCCTTCGGGAACGTTGGGCTTGTTTAGCGTTGCTGTTGCAGTCTGGGTTATCTGGTCCAGCAGGACGGTCACGTTGTTGCTGCTTTGGACTGGCGTTGCGATATCCGGAAATCCGTCGCCGTTGAGATCGCCGACAAGCGTCGAGGAGCCGGTTGAACCAACGGTGTAGTTCGCGACAGTCTTGAAAGTGCCGTCCCCGTTTCCAAGAAGTACGCTTTGGGTTGTGCTGCCCTGATTGACGACAGTCAGGTCTGCGTTTCCATCACCATCGAAATCACCTGAGGCAATGGCGATGGGATTGGTGCCGACAGTCAGGGTGGAGGTTTTGGTGAAGGCGCCCTTGCCATTCCCAAGAAAGATGCTGATTGTGCCACTGGCGAAATTAGTAATTGCAAGATCGAGGGATCCGTCGCCGTTGAAGTCGCCGGCTACTATTCCGGTTGGACCACTCCCTGGGGTGAGCGGGCTCGCCGGAACAAAGTTGCCTGTGCCGGTGCCCAGAAGAATGGAGACCGAGGCGGCGGTTTTATTCGTCACTGCAAGATCGGCATTACCATCCCCGTTGAAGTCGCCCACCACCAGGCTGAAGGGACCGGTCCCGACGGAAAAAGGCGAGAACGTAGCAGCGGTGAACGTGCCGTTGCCATTGTTGAGCAGGATGGTGACCGTGTTGCTGGACTGGTTTGTGATAGCGAGGTCGGCGTTGCCGTCGTTGTTGAAATCACCTACCGCGACTGCACCTGGGGCGTTTCCCGTAGCGTAAGTTACCTGGGGCTGAAACGTTCCGTTTCCTTTGCCCAGGAAGATGCTTACGGTGTTGCTTCCGGCGTTTGTTACGGCAAGATCCAGAATTCCATCGTTGTTGAAGTCGCCGACTGCAATGCCGGTCGGAGTTGTGCCGGCTGTGAGCGTGGTTCCTGCGGTGAAGGTTCCGGTTCCTGTGCCCAGCAGAATATTGACTCCGCTCGTGGCAGAGGCGACGGCGATGTCCAGCTTTCCGTCGCCGTTAAAGTCCCCTAGAGCAGAGCCTCTGGGAGGATTACCTGTCGTGCTTGCGGAACCGGCAGCAGTAAACGTCTGCGCCTGGACAGCGGCTGACAGGGAAGACGTGCCGAAGACGTAGTTGCTGTTAGAAGTGTCTACAAACGAAAGTGCGGCTGTCGGCGCCAGAGTAAACCCGCCGGTGCCGACGACCGTAGCCGTGAGGGTGTAGTTGGGGGCGGTCGTCGTACCGTTGGTAAGCGTCGTTCCAGTGGAGTAAGTTCCGGTAACAGTGAGAGATTGTGACGCTGAGGTGCTGGAGGAATATGAAGTTGTTCCGTTGTAGACGGCTATGTATTTGTGGGTTCCGATGCCAGGAATGAGACGAAGCACCGCAGTTCCAGTGGAGGTTAGCTGAGCCGTGCCCAGAATTGCCGCATTTTCGCAGCGAACTGCCGTCGCGTCACAAAAAGTTATCAGGCCTGGGGATACAGTAGTCGTACTGGTCGTTACCGCGGCGGTAAGAGTCACCGTCGTTCCGCTGGCCACGGTGCCTGAAGAGAGTGTCAGAGCTGTCGTCGTTGCAGCACCCAAAGCAAAGCTCTCCGGCGTCGACACGGTGGCCAGCAGAAGGGCCAGCACGGACAAAAAGATGCCTGAGAAAGAACGCACGCCAGACTTTGGAGTTTCTGAGCTGCTGTTGCGGTTGATGCTGTGTGGCGACATGCTTATCTCCGTGACGACTCGTGACGTGACAAGAAGTTTTCAGGCAGACGGGTGCGCCTTACGCAGAAGCTCCGGTGGATGGTGGCCACTTTCGACTTCTGCGCTGCTTTTCTGCTAAGAACTTCCTGAGGCGAGAACTATGCTGTTACTGCTAAAGCCCGAAGAGGCCCAAGAACTTTCGTGCCGCTCTTATCAGGCCTGCATGTTCGCCGATGAGAGATGGAACCGCATAAGAGAGTTAATTGGCCTCCGTTGCTCCTCACTAGAATCACTTAGCCGAGGCTTCTCTTCCATAGTCCAAAGGTGGCAGCATAAACTGCGCTAAATGCAGGGGTTTTTACCCAACAGATGGAAATATTTTTATGGACTGACACAGAAGTGTCAGAGGTGCGGAGTGAGAGGTGAGTTCGTTGGACTGTCGAGTGCCGTCGGAGCTTGAGTGATCTGGAGCTTTTTGTTCTACTGCATACTTGGTGCTCGGGGATTCTATGGAGACCTCGACGGCACGTGGATTCGTCGTAAGACTGCGCGCGGGTCGCTTCTATGTTAAGAGTCGAAAAATCGGACTCCGCCGGGAGATGAGACGTGGGGAGGATAATTAAAGTCCATCTCTCTCTCGGGACAGGTTCCTGGAGGCTTACGTGGTGCAGGACGGCCAATGGAACCAGCGCACTTTGGTTGAATATGCCCTGACAAATCCCGCAGCCAGGTGCAATCCCCGCATCGAAGGGAGGTTTAACGGTGCCTCGCCATCTCCGTCACGATAGAGAAAGAGGTTCAAAATGAACTCACCCTCCTCAGTGGAAAGCTTTACTAAAGCCGCAGTTGTGGGGACCAGGCTCTCCGGATATGACCTGTTGCTCCGCCCAGGACTCAACAAGAGGGAGCGCTTACCGAGGGAGGAGCGAGATGCCTTCGTGGTCCATGGATTGCTACCACCGTATCTGGGGACGTTAACTATATAGATATGGGAGCCGGTCTACCTGCCCTATGTCCGGTTAGGCGATTTAGCGCTTTCACAATCGGTCGAGCGCGGGCGGTCGGGTCAGCTGCGAATGTGTAAGAAAGTGAGGTGATCGATGGCTGCACAAGAGTTGTATGTGCTGAAGCAGATTCCCATAGGCGTCGATGCGACGGGAAAGCGAAAAGAGACGGATTCGATGGGCGAAGTCGAGGTTCCGGCAGACCACTACTGGGGCGCCCAGACCGAGCGTTCGCTGATTCACTTTGCCATCGGGGACGACCGCATGCCGAAGCAGGTGTATCACGCTTACGGCTATGTGAAAAACGCAGCCGCTCTGGTGAATGCCGCTGCAGGGCGCCTCGACCGGAGGCAGGCCGATGCAATATCGACCGTTGCGGACGAGGTGATCGCCGGCAAGCTGGATAGCGAGTTCCCGCTCTTTGTCTGGCAGAGCGGCTCGGGGACGCAGTCGAACATGAACGTCAACGAAGTAATCTCCAACCGCGCGATTCAGTTGCTCGGCGGAGTGCTGGGGAGCAAGGCGCCGATCCACCCGAATGACCACGTCAATATGGCGCAGTCGTCGAATGATACCTTTCCGACGGCGATGCATATTGCCAGCGCCCTTGAGGTGAAGAAGTATCTGTTACCTAGAGTGGAAGCCCTGGCTTCGGCGATAGAGGACAAGGCGAAGCAGTGGCGCGATGTCGTTAAGATTGGCCGTACGCATCTGGAAGACGCTGTGCCTGTGACGGTCGGCCAGGAGTGGTCGGGCTATGCGGTTCAACTGCGCGACGCGATGGCGTTGATCGACAGGTCTCTCGAGGGGATCTATCAACTGGCGGCTGGTGGCACTGTGGTAGGTACGGGGTTGAACGCTCCCCCTCACTTTGGGGAGGATATCGCTGCGAAGATCGCGGAGTTGACGGGGATGCCGTTTGTCACAGCGCCAAACAAGTTTGCCGCCCAGGGGTCGCTCGACGCGATGGTGAATGCGCATGCCGCGCTGCGCTCTCTGGCGGTCGCTCTGATGAAGATTGCGAATGATATGCGATGGCTGGCATCCGGTCCGCGGTGTGGCCTTGGCGAACTGGTGCTGCCTGCGAATGAGCCTGGCTCTTCGATCATGCCCGGGAAGGTGAATCCGACGCAGTGTGAAGCGATGGTGATGATCTGTATTCAAGTGATCGGAGACGATACGGCCGTAGCGTTCGCGGGCTCGCAGGGCAACTTCGAATTGAATGCGATGCGGCCGATCATCATCAACAACTTCATTCATTCGGCGCGGATTCTGGCCGATGGGTGCGAGAAGTTTCGGGTCTTCTCGGTTGACGGGACCATGCTGAATGAAAAACGCATCGTCCAGTTTGTTCAGAACTCTCTGATGCTGGTGACGGCGCTTAGTCCTGTGATCGGCTACGACAAGGCGTCGAAGATTGCCCACAAGGCGCACGAGGAAGAGACGACCCTGAAGGAGGCGGCGCTGGCGACTGGATGGATCGACGAAAAGGCGTTTGATCAGGTTGTGGATCTGAAGAAGATGGTCTTTCCTCACAATTGAGGGCTAACGCTGGTGCAGATTGTTAATGGAGATAGTCTGCACTTACCGGGCTTTTCATGACACTACCTATGCTTTGGGACGGCTTGCCACTGTGGTGCCTGTGATGTCTTCCATGAGGCGAATGGAGCCGCAGATGTCGTCCTCGCCGAAGCCTTTGGCGATCGCTGCGCGATAGAGCTGCCGCGAGAGTGAGGTAAGGGGTGCGGGGACGTTGAGCTCAGCCGCAGACTCCAACATGAGCTCCATATCTTTCTCGAGCCACTTGACGGAGAAGTTGGTGGTGAAGTTTCTAGCAAAGACCATGGGAGCTTTTGTGGTGAGCAGACCAGACTTCGCCGCGCTGTTATTGAGGATATCGAGCATCATCTCGGGATCGACGCCGGCCTTTGTGCTCAAGACAATGCTTTCATTGAAGGCCTGGAGCAAATTGCCAAGGATCATGTTTTGCGACAACTTGGCGTGAAGTCCCATGCCTGCTTCTCCGCAGTAGTACAAAAGCTTTCCCATAGTTTCAAAATACGGGCGGACTTTCTCGAAGATATCCTTTGGACCGCCGACCATAAACGTCAGCGTGCCACCCTCTGCTCCGGCCTTGGAGCCGGTACAGGGCGCGTCAAGAAAACTGATGTCCTTCTTCGCCAATTCAGCAGCGATCGCGCGACTTGCGGAGGGAGCAATGGTGCTACAGTCGACGATGATCGACTTGGCGGCTGCGCCCTCGACCAAACCACCTGCGCCCAGGATGACACTGCGCGACATCTCCGTATCGCCTACGCAGAGAAACGTACAGTCGCTGTGGCGTGCGACATCTGCCGGGGTTGCGCATGCGATACCACCCTTGTCGGCCAGAGCTGCAACCTTATTCTCGCTAAACGACCAAAGAGCCACCTGATGACCTGCCTCGATCAGACGAAGAGCCATCGGGCCACCCATAATTCCCAATCCTAAAAAGCCAAGCTTTGCCATTTTGCGTTGCGCTCCTTTAAACGATGTTAGAAGTGAAAGACGTAGGTGTATAGGAGCGAATCCGGTGAGAAAGTTCTGATGCACGTTGGAGGCATGTCCGTCCCTTCAGAGGTAACCCGCGCTATCTCATAGCGGCGCGGACATTCCTGTTCCAGGAACCGTGCTACGCTTGTCTTGTCGGACCGATTGTCCTGTAATGACAGGCCTGCGCGTCGTGTCGAGTATTCGAAAACGAGCTATGCGGAATCGCCCATGCTGCTAGTCGGGGCAAGTCTCAGAAGGGCCTTGGTGGAGTGTCGCCCATGATATCGGCCGCGTTGGATTTGGGTGAAATCGCGCGCGATCTTTTTAGAGACTCTCTGGCGGATTGCAGCATCGAGCGAGCTTTTTCTGAAAAGATAAAGAGCCATACTGACGGCGCATCTCGGAGGTATCTCCTCTTCGGGGAAAACACCGTGGATCTTAGCCGCTTGAAGCACATTCGCGTCCTTGCCGCCGGGAAGGCAGCAACACCCATGCTGGGGGCTCTTCTTCCGCATCTTCAGGATCTGCCGCGGTGCGAAGTGTCAGGTGTTTTGGTGACAGCAGACCGCCCTGAACAACTCCCGGAGAATTTTCAGTTTTTTGCGGGTGGACATCCTCTTCCAAATCAAGCTTCGGTAGACGCCGCGCGTGCTGCTCTGCAAGTCCTGCAATCGCTTAAACTGGCGAGCTCTCCAGACGATGCCCTCTGCCTCTTTCTCATCAGCGGAGGCGCTTCGGCGATGCTCGAACTGCCGCTGGATTCGACCATCTCCCTTGAAGACACGGTCAGCTTTTACCGCGAGCTGGTCCACAGCGGAGCCTCTATCGCGG
This sequence is a window from Edaphobacter lichenicola. Protein-coding genes within it:
- a CDS encoding NAD(P)-dependent oxidoreductase is translated as MHQNFLTGFAPIHLRLSLLTSFKGAQRKMAKLGFLGLGIMGGPMALRLIEAGHQVALWSFSENKVAALADKGGIACATPADVARHSDCTFLCVGDTEMSRSVILGAGGLVEGAAAKSIIVDCSTIAPSASRAIAAELAKKDISFLDAPCTGSKAGAEGGTLTFMVGGPKDIFEKVRPYFETMGKLLYYCGEAGMGLHAKLSQNMILGNLLQAFNESIVLSTKAGVDPEMMLDILNNSAAKSGLLTTKAPMVFARNFTTNFSVKWLEKDMELMLESAAELNVPAPLTSLSRQLYRAAIAKGFGEDDICGSIRLMEDITGTTVASRPKA
- the fumC gene encoding class II fumarate hydratase; translation: MAAQELYVLKQIPIGVDATGKRKETDSMGEVEVPADHYWGAQTERSLIHFAIGDDRMPKQVYHAYGYVKNAAALVNAAAGRLDRRQADAISTVADEVIAGKLDSEFPLFVWQSGSGTQSNMNVNEVISNRAIQLLGGVLGSKAPIHPNDHVNMAQSSNDTFPTAMHIASALEVKKYLLPRVEALASAIEDKAKQWRDVVKIGRTHLEDAVPVTVGQEWSGYAVQLRDAMALIDRSLEGIYQLAAGGTVVGTGLNAPPHFGEDIAAKIAELTGMPFVTAPNKFAAQGSLDAMVNAHAALRSLAVALMKIANDMRWLASGPRCGLGELVLPANEPGSSIMPGKVNPTQCEAMVMICIQVIGDDTAVAFAGSQGNFELNAMRPIIINNFIHSARILADGCEKFRVFSVDGTMLNEKRIVQFVQNSLMLVTALSPVIGYDKASKIAHKAHEEETTLKEAALATGWIDEKAFDQVVDLKKMVFPHN
- a CDS encoding MBG domain-containing protein; this translates as MSPHSINRNSSSETPKSGVRSFSGIFLSVLALLLATVSTPESFALGAATTTALTLSSGTVASGTTVTLTAAVTTSTTTVSPGLITFCDATAVRCENAAILGTAQLTSTGTAVLRLIPGIGTHKYIAVYNGTTSYSSSTSASQSLTVTGTYSTGTTLTNGTTTAPNYTLTATVVGTGGFTLAPTAALSFVDTSNSNYVFGTSSLSAAVQAQTFTAAGSASTTGNPPRGSALGDFNGDGKLDIAVASATSGVNILLGTGTGTFTAGTTLTAGTTPTGIAVGDFNNDGILDLAVTNAGSNTVSIFLGKGNGTFQPQVTYATGNAPGAVAVGDFNNDGNADLAITNQSSNTVTILLNNGNGTFTAATFSPFSVGTGPFSLVVGDFNGDGNADLAVTNKTAASVSILLGTGTGNFVPASPLTPGSGPTGIVAGDFNGDGSLDLAITNFASGTISIFLGNGKGAFTKTSTLTVGTNPIAIASGDFDGDGNADLTVVNQGSTTQSVLLGNGDGTFKTVANYTVGSTGSSTLVGDLNGDGFPDIATPVQSSNNVTVLLDQITQTATATLNKPNVPEGAATQHKVEAVYPGETYFTKSTSSLLSLTGTPITTATLLSANPSSSNYGQQVVLSATLSPYALGGYTTNNELITFLNGATVLGTSRLSSGIATLNVTSLPGGTDSLTASYNLGGTDANFLTSTSSAINYPVAKVTPVITWANPAAISYGTLLTNTQLNAATGVAGTYSYSPSALALLTAGTHTLTVLFTPSDTTDYNTASSSVTLVVNPANPQVSWATPAPITYGTALSGIQLDATVAVYTPVPLTSYYNLNGIYSNGRSFSGGFDQSGNAYSANLLGTSVTWNNITYQLGPANAPDAVGGLSSTGTAVTISLPPGYYASLNLLGAMVNNTTAANPFIIKYTDGTTTTFTQSLSDWVYPLNWPGETEVTCVPYRNTSSGGQDGHLTCVYGYQIPLNSSKIVQSVTLPAWQGPGDVSILAMDLVSPPVPGTLVYNPASGTVLPTGENTLSTTFTPTDQTDYTGASGSVQELVNPSNATTIVWPTPAPITYGTALSSTQLDAVAQTTPGTTSVSLSSYYRVNAFETDGSTFSTGGFDNGGNAYSATLLGSSVIWNGQTYSLGPANVPDAVTSTTIALPQGNFVSLSLIGAATIPGQTAQPFTITYTDGTTATTNISLSDWLVDAGYPGESIVAVTAYYNTGSGGRVTNGGQADLYGYQISLDSSKTVQSITLPNNRNVVIVAMALNTSSTPTVVPGTYAYTPAAGFVPAVGTVPLSVVFTPTNPNYGIATKTVNLVVTKQALLFTANNETAVYGTAVPPYTYTVTGYVNGDTASTAYTGNPSLTTTPAAPTTVNNYTITAGTGSLVSSNYSLTFATGTLSITKATPVINWSNPANITYGTALVQSPAGQLNATVSGSIPGTFSYSPAAGTVLPAGNQTLTVTFTPTDTTDYTTATASVQIVVNQRALTVTANSYTIPYGTADPTYAATITGFVNSDTAASATTGAPSLTTTPAAPSTPGTYTITAATGTLASANYTFTPVNGLLTINKGTLTVTAGSATKVYGAANPAFTASATGAMNGDTFTFSESTTATAASPVGAYNIVPTATGSNLGNYTVTYVNGTLTVTKAPLAVTASSFTIPYGTADPTYTATITGFVNGDTQASATTGSPSLTTTPAAPSAPNVYPITAAIGTLASTNYSFTYNPGTLTITKGTLTVTAGSATRVYGAANPTFSASATGAVNGDTFTFSETTTATTSSPVGTYNIVPTATGSNLGNYTVTYVNGTLTVTQANLTVTASSYTIPYGTADPTYAATITGFVNGDTQASATTGSPSLTTTPAAPTAPNVYPITAAPGTLASTNYSFTYNPGTLTINKGTLTVTAGSATRVYGAANPTFSASATGAVNGDTFTFSESTTATTSSPVGTYNIVPTATGSNLGNYTVTYVNGTLTVTQANLTVTASSYTIPYGTADPTYAATITGFVNGDTQASATTGSPSLTTTPAAPTAPNVYPITAAPGTLASTNYTFTYNTGTLTINKGSYTITWKSQSAVYGTALGSPTLTATSSIAGSFSYSPAGVLQV